A stretch of Pseudorhodobacter turbinis DNA encodes these proteins:
- a CDS encoding ABC transporter ATP-binding protein — translation MTQTTSKDALVTSGLGVTYNKFVALADVDLNIRENSVHSIIGPNGAGKTTLFHALTGRVRPSSGKITLGGRDITNLSDNERVRRGIARSFQVTSLFPDLSVHENLRLAAQGRTPWQALAMWRRAESNRNAMATADEMLTRLSLTRVAHRAAGELAHGQQRRLEVGMAMAARPRVILMDEPTSGMGIDDIETMKDLIQGLATDHTVLFIEHNMGIVMNISDTVTVLRLGRKLVEGPPAMVRDDPEVKKAYLGNMITGDIA, via the coding sequence ATGACACAAACAACTTCCAAAGATGCGCTTGTCACGAGCGGGCTGGGCGTCACCTATAATAAATTCGTGGCCTTGGCCGATGTCGACCTCAACATCCGCGAAAACAGTGTGCATTCGATTATTGGCCCGAATGGCGCGGGCAAGACCACATTGTTCCATGCGCTGACCGGACGCGTGCGCCCCTCTAGCGGAAAGATCACGTTGGGCGGGCGCGACATCACCAACCTGTCGGATAACGAACGGGTAAGGCGCGGCATTGCGCGGTCGTTTCAGGTCACCAGCTTGTTTCCCGACCTGAGCGTGCATGAAAACCTGCGTCTGGCCGCACAGGGCCGCACACCTTGGCAGGCCCTTGCGATGTGGCGTCGTGCCGAAAGCAACCGTAATGCGATGGCCACCGCGGACGAGATGCTGACGCGGCTGTCGCTGACCCGCGTGGCGCACCGCGCGGCCGGCGAATTGGCACATGGTCAGCAGCGCAGGCTGGAGGTGGGCATGGCAATGGCCGCCCGCCCCCGCGTGATCTTGATGGATGAGCCGACCTCGGGGATGGGCATCGACGATATCGAGACGATGAAGGACCTGATCCAAGGGCTGGCAACCGATCATACCGTTCTGTTCATCGAGCATAACATGGGCATCGTGATGAACATCAGCGACACCGTGACCGTGCTGCGTCTTGGGCGCAAACTGGTCGAGGGGCCGCCCGCCATGGTGCGTGACGACCCCGAAGTGAAAAAAGCCTATCTTGGCAATATGATAACCGGAGACATCGCATGA
- a CDS encoding ABC transporter ATP-binding protein: MSEALRIEDIHSYYGKSHIIQGVSLKVEEGEIVTLLGRNGAGKTSTLKSISGLLAPKRGHVWISGEETTGWPAYRAAQNGLALVPEHRGIFGLLTVEENLRISQRRGAQWSLADIYQIFPRLEERRKNSGGQLSGGEQQMLAIARALLGGPKVLMLDEPVEGLAPIIVEEIVAQIKKVRDAGVSILLVEQNLAVCAELADRHYIIELGKVVHHATAAEFIADHTVRDRYLGVNA; the protein is encoded by the coding sequence ATGAGCGAGGCGCTGCGCATCGAGGATATTCACAGCTATTACGGCAAAAGCCATATCATTCAGGGCGTTTCCCTGAAGGTAGAGGAGGGCGAGATCGTCACCCTTCTGGGGCGCAATGGCGCCGGCAAAACCTCTACGCTCAAGAGCATCAGCGGGCTGTTGGCCCCCAAACGCGGGCATGTCTGGATTTCGGGAGAGGAGACCACCGGCTGGCCCGCCTACCGCGCGGCACAAAACGGGCTGGCGCTGGTGCCGGAACATCGCGGCATCTTCGGGCTGCTGACGGTAGAGGAAAACCTGCGCATCTCGCAGCGGCGGGGCGCGCAATGGTCGCTTGCCGATATTTACCAGATCTTTCCCCGGCTGGAGGAACGGCGCAAGAACAGCGGCGGGCAATTGTCGGGCGGGGAGCAACAGATGCTGGCGATTGCGCGGGCCTTGCTGGGCGGCCCAAAGGTTTTGATGCTGGACGAACCGGTCGAAGGGCTTGCCCCGATCATCGTTGAGGAAATCGTCGCCCAGATCAAAAAGGTCCGTGACGCGGGTGTCTCTATCTTGCTGGTCGAACAGAACCTTGCCGTTTGTGCCGAACTGGCCGACCGGCACTATATTATCGAGCTTGGCAAGGTGGTGCATCACGCCACAGCGGCGGAATTCATCGCCGATCACACGGTGCGCGACCGCTATCTTGGCGTCAATGCCTGA
- a CDS encoding peptide ABC transporter substrate-binding protein: protein MQRRTILAMTTASILALGFSTATAATVAEGDTLAEKQVFSYRLLDQFPTLDPQLNEETAGSHVLRQIMEGLMTQDADGNLRPGVATGFEASEGNTVYTFTLRDTAKWSNGDPVVAQDFVNGWRRAADPATASPYAWYVELTQMKNAAEIVAGTMDPTELGVEAVDDHTLKVTLNQPVPYFPAMTSYATLSPIHMPTVEEFGSDWTAPENYVGNGAYTLKEMALNEYFTLVKSPTYWDADSVIIEEVTGLVINDVNQALTRYESGEYDMLEPLPAGTYPRLKTERPDEAKSVPRLCSYYYAINQRADAQPELRDPRVRQALSYAVDRNVIVDQILQGGELPGYNFAHAATAGFEMPDIEYAGWTQAERDAKAKELIAEAGVEDLELKLIYNTDENHKKIATVLSQMWKQKLGITVTLSNMEWSTYLDVRRGGNFDLARVAWCGDYNEASTFLDILTTDQEQNDGKWSNAEYDKVIAASKTSDHPATEYKAAEQILSDDMGIIPVYHYANTFLLDPAIKGFPMNNVENNWYAKDFYRVAD from the coding sequence ATGCAACGCCGCACCATTCTTGCCATGACGACCGCGTCCATACTTGCCCTGGGTTTCTCGACGGCCACCGCCGCGACCGTTGCGGAGGGCGATACGCTGGCTGAAAAACAGGTCTTTTCTTATCGCTTGCTGGACCAGTTCCCCACGCTGGACCCACAGTTGAACGAGGAAACGGCCGGCAGCCATGTGTTACGCCAGATCATGGAAGGGCTGATGACCCAAGATGCCGATGGCAACCTGCGCCCCGGCGTGGCCACCGGGTTTGAGGCGAGCGAGGGCAATACCGTCTATACCTTCACCCTGCGCGACACCGCCAAGTGGAGCAATGGCGACCCCGTCGTCGCACAAGACTTCGTCAACGGCTGGCGCCGCGCCGCCGATCCGGCAACCGCCTCGCCCTATGCGTGGTATGTTGAATTGACCCAGATGAAAAACGCCGCCGAGATTGTCGCAGGCACTATGGACCCGACCGAGCTTGGCGTTGAAGCGGTGGATGATCACACCCTTAAAGTGACGCTGAACCAGCCGGTTCCGTATTTTCCGGCGATGACATCCTATGCAACGCTGTCCCCGATCCATATGCCAACGGTTGAAGAATTCGGCAGCGACTGGACCGCGCCGGAAAACTATGTCGGCAACGGGGCCTATACGCTTAAGGAAATGGCGCTGAACGAATATTTCACGCTGGTCAAAAGTCCGACCTATTGGGACGCCGACAGCGTGATTATTGAGGAGGTCACCGGCCTTGTTATCAATGACGTGAACCAGGCGTTGACCCGCTACGAATCCGGCGAATATGACATGCTGGAGCCGCTTCCCGCAGGCACCTATCCCCGCCTGAAAACCGAGCGCCCGGATGAGGCGAAATCCGTGCCACGTCTGTGTTCCTATTACTATGCGATCAACCAGCGCGCCGACGCCCAGCCCGAGTTGCGCGACCCCCGCGTGCGTCAAGCGCTCAGCTATGCCGTCGACCGCAATGTGATCGTCGATCAGATTTTGCAGGGTGGCGAACTGCCCGGCTATAACTTTGCCCATGCCGCAACGGCGGGCTTTGAGATGCCAGACATCGAATATGCAGGCTGGACACAGGCAGAGCGTGACGCCAAAGCCAAGGAATTGATCGCGGAGGCAGGCGTTGAGGATCTGGAGCTCAAGCTGATCTATAACACCGATGAGAACCACAAGAAGATCGCAACCGTCCTGAGCCAGATGTGGAAACAAAAGCTGGGCATCACGGTGACCCTGTCCAATATGGAGTGGTCCACCTATCTGGACGTGCGGCGCGGTGGCAACTTTGATCTGGCGCGGGTGGCATGGTGTGGCGATTACAACGAGGCCTCGACCTTCCTTGATATCCTGACCACCGATCAGGAACAAAACGATGGGAAATGGTCCAATGCCGAATATGACAAGGTGATCGCGGCGTCGAAAACCTCAGACCATCCGGCGACGGAATATAAGGCGGCCGAGCAGATCTTGTCGGACGATATGGGCATCATTCCGGTGTACCACTATGCCAACACTTTCTTGTTGGATCCGGCAATCAAAGGGTTCCCGATGAACAACGTGGAAAACAACTGGTACGCCAAAGACTTCTACCGCGTCGCTGATTGA
- a CDS encoding FadR/GntR family transcriptional regulator encodes MSRTLPTSSAPKMRRVKLSDQIAEDLRRWIVRENLGPKDRLPNERALQDHYGCSRGTMREALKALEVEGLLIMHSGPNGGPEVQQTSAEIASRQLRQFLHFQKLDFKHVYELRRSMEVALALNVVDRLTAEHLTALEDNIRLCENANNEQERELARQAEVEFHDILAEASDNPILVFICQFLNGLIRDLVDYRAGSLQEHEAFGARNVAYHKEILAAFKARDRDAVAKAMDEHMCCAETSMQQLDAAFYSDLLSRR; translated from the coding sequence GTGAGCCGCACACTGCCCACATCCTCTGCACCCAAGATGCGCAGGGTCAAACTGTCGGACCAGATCGCCGAAGATCTGCGCCGCTGGATTGTGCGGGAAAACCTTGGCCCCAAGGACCGACTTCCGAATGAGCGGGCGCTACAAGACCACTACGGCTGCTCTCGCGGGACCATGCGCGAGGCGCTTAAGGCGCTTGAGGTGGAAGGGCTGCTGATCATGCATTCCGGCCCCAATGGCGGCCCCGAGGTGCAGCAAACCTCGGCCGAGATCGCATCGCGGCAATTGCGCCAATTCCTGCATTTCCAAAAGCTCGATTTCAAGCATGTCTATGAGCTGCGCCGATCCATGGAAGTGGCGCTGGCGCTGAATGTGGTGGACCGACTGACCGCAGAGCATCTGACCGCGCTGGAGGACAACATCCGCCTGTGCGAAAACGCCAACAACGAACAAGAGCGTGAGCTGGCGCGGCAAGCCGAGGTCGAATTTCACGACATTCTTGCCGAGGCCAGCGACAATCCGATTTTGGTCTTCATTTGCCAGTTCCTTAACGGGCTTATCCGCGATCTGGTGGATTACCGCGCCGGCAGCCTGCAAGAGCACGAAGCCTTTGGTGCACGCAATGTCGCCTATCACAAAGAGATCCTAGCCGCCTTCAAGGCCCGTGACCGTGATGCCGTCGCCAAGGCGATGGATGAACACATGTGCTGTGCCGAGACCTCTATGCAACAGCTGGACGCAGCGTTTTACTCGGACCTGCTAAGCCGTCGCTGA
- a CDS encoding ABC transporter substrate-binding protein, which yields MTSRRNFLRYTAALGATTALPGIIGRASAATGAMTVGIPVPISGAFAANGKFASMGAIIAAEEAAENLGIDISTLDMDTEGKPATAVRRVQDGIAQDGVKLFAGGILSSESLAMGKEIERGGGVFMTTAGADEITGSDCNSATFRWSVPTFGAIEQTLRPIIDAIPDAKRWYTITPQYVFGEGLLSATTNLLAEKGLEHVGNSYHSLVEKEFSGYITNAIAAKPDVLLLLNFGSQSSDTLRQAISFGLKERMTIVIAWASGLEQFEGLGADVCEGVYFGAQYWHSVDAPLNNALRAKVREKYGANPNYSLAGSYICTKLLLDAAAKAGTTDGPAVAAALSGMAYDGLTGPETIRAEDHQVMKDYYLLKGKAKADMQDEDDYAEVVSAGQSFLSPADSGCKLG from the coding sequence ATGACCAGCAGACGCAATTTTCTAAGGTATACTGCCGCATTGGGCGCAACCACGGCGCTTCCGGGCATCATCGGGCGCGCATCGGCAGCCACCGGTGCTATGACCGTCGGCATTCCGGTTCCGATCTCGGGGGCCTTTGCCGCCAACGGAAAATTCGCCAGCATGGGCGCGATCATCGCCGCCGAAGAGGCCGCCGAAAATCTGGGCATCGACATCTCGACCTTGGATATGGACACCGAAGGCAAGCCCGCAACCGCCGTGCGCCGCGTCCAGGACGGGATCGCGCAAGACGGGGTCAAACTTTTTGCCGGCGGTATCCTGTCCTCGGAATCCCTTGCGATGGGCAAGGAAATCGAGCGTGGCGGCGGCGTCTTTATGACCACTGCGGGCGCGGATGAGATCACCGGCAGCGATTGTAATTCCGCCACCTTCCGGTGGAGCGTGCCAACCTTTGGCGCGATTGAGCAAACCCTGCGCCCGATCATCGACGCCATTCCCGACGCCAAGCGCTGGTACACCATCACCCCGCAATATGTCTTTGGTGAGGGGTTGTTGAGCGCGACAACCAACCTACTCGCGGAAAAAGGGTTGGAGCATGTCGGTAACAGCTATCACTCGCTGGTCGAGAAAGAGTTCAGCGGCTATATCACCAATGCTATTGCCGCCAAGCCCGATGTTTTGCTGCTGCTCAACTTCGGCTCGCAATCTTCGGATACCTTGCGGCAGGCGATCAGCTTTGGCCTGAAGGAACGCATGACCATCGTGATCGCTTGGGCCTCGGGTCTGGAGCAGTTCGAAGGTCTGGGCGCGGATGTTTGCGAGGGCGTTTATTTCGGCGCGCAATATTGGCACAGCGTCGATGCGCCGCTGAACAATGCGCTGCGGGCCAAGGTGCGGGAAAAATATGGCGCCAACCCGAACTACTCGCTGGCGGGTTCCTATATCTGTACCAAATTGCTGCTGGATGCGGCGGCCAAGGCAGGCACCACTGACGGCCCCGCCGTGGCCGCAGCCCTTAGCGGGATGGCCTATGACGGCCTGACCGGCCCTGAGACAATCCGCGCCGAGGATCATCAGGTGATGAAGGATTATTACCTGCTCAAGGGCAAAGCCAAGGCCGATATGCAAGACGAAGACGATTATGCCGAGGTGGTCAGCGCCGGGCAGTCCTTCCTCTCACCGGCCGATTCAGGCTGCAAATTGGGCTGA
- a CDS encoding M81 family metallopeptidase, producing MRILAARLNHETNTFSPVPTPLASFEPKYDGDARTFGTGSNTAFGAFVDYATKRDADLITPLAATANPSGPCPDDVFEALIAPLLRAVAGGVDVILLDLHGAMVSQGHEDCEGELLARIRALAPDVPLGVALDLHGNISAKIVENCDCIVGFKTYPHIDMYATGAHVTRIIEAMLSDGLRPHMALSHPPMLPHTLKMNTEVDCAMTDLIAQARAAEGKNGVLAATVFGGFGLSDIAVAGLSIVTVATATDKATSLANELARSAWDRREDFVYVEQPLAQSLQEARSAADQPGTGPVLLLDHGDNCMSGGSCDNMDVLAAALAEGMDGIIAGPICDPELVATLTQAGPGATVDVTLGNKAIAKGFIAPQPPLPLRGKVTGCSDGRYVVTGPIYTGQTCDMGRAVVLQTPQATILITERPHEPWDLGVFTSAGIDPLKARYLILKSRMYCRPVFSPLSRAMIECASGGITSSDYSLFSFERLTRPIYPLDSITGWPA from the coding sequence ATGCGTATTCTTGCGGCACGGCTCAACCATGAAACCAACACCTTCTCACCGGTGCCCACACCCCTTGCGTCGTTTGAGCCGAAATACGATGGGGACGCGCGCACTTTCGGCACCGGATCAAACACCGCATTCGGGGCTTTTGTCGATTATGCCACCAAGCGCGACGCCGACCTGATCACCCCGCTGGCGGCAACTGCCAACCCCAGCGGCCCCTGCCCCGATGATGTCTTTGAGGCGCTGATCGCCCCATTGCTGCGCGCGGTTGCGGGCGGTGTGGATGTGATCTTGCTGGACTTGCACGGCGCGATGGTCAGCCAGGGCCATGAGGATTGCGAGGGGGAGCTGCTTGCCCGTATTCGCGCGTTGGCCCCCGATGTGCCTTTGGGCGTGGCGCTGGATCTGCATGGCAATATCAGCGCGAAAATCGTTGAAAACTGTGATTGCATCGTCGGGTTCAAGACCTATCCCCATATCGATATGTATGCCACCGGCGCGCATGTGACCCGCATCATCGAGGCAATGCTGTCCGACGGGCTGCGCCCACACATGGCGCTTTCGCATCCGCCGATGCTGCCGCATACGTTGAAGATGAATACCGAGGTCGACTGCGCGATGACCGATCTGATTGCACAGGCGCGCGCCGCCGAGGGCAAGAACGGCGTTCTGGCCGCCACGGTATTCGGCGGCTTTGGCCTGTCCGATATTGCCGTTGCGGGGCTGTCGATCGTGACGGTCGCCACGGCCACCGATAAGGCCACCAGTCTCGCAAATGAACTGGCCCGCAGCGCTTGGGACCGGCGCGAGGATTTCGTCTATGTCGAACAGCCCTTGGCCCAATCCCTGCAAGAGGCGCGCAGTGCCGCCGATCAACCCGGAACCGGCCCGGTGCTGTTGCTTGATCATGGCGATAACTGCATGTCGGGGGGCAGTTGTGACAATATGGATGTGCTGGCCGCCGCGCTGGCAGAGGGGATGGACGGGATCATCGCAGGACCGATATGTGACCCTGAACTGGTCGCAACCCTGACCCAAGCAGGCCCCGGCGCCACAGTAGATGTGACGCTTGGCAATAAGGCCATCGCCAAGGGCTTCATCGCGCCACAGCCCCCCCTGCCCCTGCGTGGCAAGGTTACGGGATGCAGCGACGGACGCTATGTGGTCACCGGCCCGATCTATACCGGACAGACCTGTGACATGGGGCGCGCCGTGGTGCTGCAAACGCCGCAAGCGACCATCCTGATCACCGAGCGCCCGCATGAGCCGTGGGATCTGGGGGTATTCACCTCGGCGGGGATCGACCCGCTAAAGGCACGTTACCTGATCCTGAAATCGCGGATGTACTGCCGCCCGGTGTTCTCGCCCCTGTCTCGCGCAATGATCGAATGCGCCAGCGGCGGGATAACCAGCTCTGACTACAGCCTGTTTTCCTTTGAACGGCTGACAAGGCCGATCTACCCCTTGGACAGTATCACAGGGTGGCCCGCGTGA
- a CDS encoding branched-chain amino acid ABC transporter permease yields the protein MLINKPFFQFGLVVLTVLALPFFLRSGIMASEILIYGMVVAASNLLLGYTGLLSFGQGIFFGAGSYLAGIVLTRTGVPVGLMLPMAAVLGTVIATLVGGFSIRRQGVYFVMLTLAFSQLFYFLAYTFSDLTGGDNGLLDLPRPTLNGVQLVDPWSYYAYVGVCFVLVFAAMLMVTQSTFGRTLIAVRENEERAAAIGFPVRVFKIAAFAISGAVTAFAGALHAMLIGVAPLSSIEYHTSEIILVMTIIGGSSSLYASVLGASFYLLMADTLSSIWPRWLLLLGLMLVVVALFLQKGLWGLVEKVYALLTHSRVPPEVDPANLGTDTPAKGE from the coding sequence ATGTTGATCAACAAACCGTTTTTCCAATTCGGCCTTGTGGTGCTGACCGTCCTTGCCCTGCCGTTCTTTCTGCGCTCGGGCATTATGGCCAGCGAGATTTTGATCTATGGCATGGTCGTTGCCGCCAGCAACCTGTTGCTGGGCTATACTGGGCTTTTGTCCTTTGGGCAGGGGATCTTTTTCGGCGCGGGCAGCTATCTGGCGGGGATTGTCCTGACGCGGACAGGGGTGCCGGTGGGGCTGATGCTGCCGATGGCGGCGGTGCTTGGCACGGTAATCGCGACGCTGGTCGGCGGGTTCTCTATCCGGCGTCAGGGGGTCTATTTCGTGATGCTGACGCTGGCCTTTTCGCAGCTGTTCTACTTTCTCGCCTATACGTTCAGTGATCTGACCGGCGGCGATAATGGGCTGTTGGATCTGCCACGCCCAACGCTGAACGGGGTGCAACTTGTCGATCCGTGGTCCTATTACGCTTACGTCGGGGTCTGTTTCGTGCTGGTCTTTGCGGCGATGCTGATGGTGACGCAATCCACCTTCGGGCGGACCTTAATCGCCGTGCGCGAGAATGAAGAACGCGCCGCCGCCATCGGCTTTCCGGTGCGGGTGTTCAAGATCGCAGCCTTTGCAATTTCCGGCGCGGTCACGGCCTTTGCGGGCGCGCTTCATGCGATGCTGATCGGCGTGGCGCCCTTGTCCTCCATCGAATATCACACCAGCGAGATCATTCTGGTGATGACCATCATCGGCGGCAGCTCCTCGCTTTATGCGTCCGTTCTGGGGGCAAGCTTTTATCTGCTGATGGCAGATACGCTGTCTTCGATCTGGCCGCGCTGGCTGTTGCTTTTGGGGCTGATGCTTGTGGTTGTGGCCTTGTTCTTGCAAAAAGGCCTGTGGGGATTGGTCGAGAAGGTCTATGCCCTGCTGACCCACAGCCGCGTCCCGCCAGAGGTCGATCCGGCAAACCTTGGCACCGACACACCGGCAAAGGGGGAGTGA
- a CDS encoding SLC13 family permease, whose protein sequence is MISLPVEYTPFVALFLVGCLFVLFILERYPPEVTAAGVAAMFLILGLVSHDAALLAFSNPAPLTIAAMFVISGALVRTGLLDALAGRILAWAEVSPVGAALGFVLAIIISSGMANNTPVVLVLIPIVIKLAQKLGLAETRVLIPLSYVAILGGTLTLVGTSTNILVAGVARNEGLEPFSIFEITPIGMVVVVVGLCALAVLGPFLLPKRHSGGTALSEHDTVYMTEVKIAEGFDGIGTVLASVTAFKRAGVKIVALRDQGVLRRDVMEDHILAAGDEVILRVDAAELLTLKSLPKLALGAIRGAAPVKDAEGEEELILGQVMVKPNRHRREGTLASLSLGHRYGLQVLGAFRPGHKFGPDLETATLRAADVLLVEGPRAGFERLERSVDVVSISRPTIRPYRRSHAPIAALAMLLVIVLAALNVADIAILSLIAVAILLITRCMDSDEAWGFLDGGILVLIFSMLIIGFGLQETGAVALVVGAMAPFVEGLPPIVMLAAFYLMTSILTEIVSNNAVAIIVTPIAISLATAAGVDPRPFVVAVMFGASASFATPIGYQTNTLVYGAGNYRFSDFLRIGVPMNLIVGAASVLVIPIFFPF, encoded by the coding sequence GTGATCTCACTCCCCGTTGAATACACGCCTTTTGTCGCGCTTTTCCTTGTCGGTTGCCTGTTTGTGCTGTTCATCCTTGAACGTTATCCGCCCGAGGTCACGGCGGCCGGCGTGGCGGCGATGTTCCTGATCCTTGGACTGGTCAGCCATGACGCCGCCCTTTTGGCGTTTTCCAATCCGGCCCCGCTGACGATTGCGGCGATGTTTGTCATTTCCGGCGCTTTGGTGCGTACGGGGCTTTTGGATGCGCTGGCGGGGCGGATATTGGCTTGGGCCGAGGTGTCGCCGGTTGGGGCGGCGCTGGGGTTTGTGCTGGCGATTATCATCAGTTCCGGCATGGCGAATAATACGCCGGTTGTTTTGGTGCTGATCCCGATTGTGATCAAGCTGGCGCAAAAGCTGGGATTGGCGGAAACGCGGGTGCTGATCCCGCTGTCCTATGTGGCAATTTTGGGGGGCACACTGACGCTGGTTGGCACCTCGACCAATATCCTCGTGGCCGGTGTTGCCCGCAATGAGGGGCTGGAGCCGTTCTCGATATTCGAGATCACGCCGATCGGCATGGTTGTTGTTGTGGTCGGGCTCTGCGCTTTGGCCGTGCTTGGCCCGTTTCTTTTGCCCAAGCGGCACAGCGGTGGCACGGCGCTTTCGGAACATGACACGGTTTATATGACGGAGGTGAAGATCGCAGAGGGCTTTGACGGTATCGGCACAGTGCTTGCCTCGGTGACGGCCTTTAAGCGTGCAGGGGTTAAAATTGTCGCCCTGCGTGATCAGGGCGTATTGCGCCGCGATGTGATGGAGGATCATATCCTTGCGGCGGGGGATGAGGTGATCCTGCGCGTCGATGCGGCAGAGTTGCTGACCCTCAAAAGCCTGCCAAAGCTTGCCTTGGGGGCGATACGCGGCGCGGCACCGGTCAAGGATGCGGAGGGCGAAGAGGAGCTGATCCTGGGGCAGGTGATGGTAAAGCCCAATCGCCACCGGCGTGAGGGTACTTTGGCAAGCCTGTCGCTGGGCCACCGCTACGGCTTGCAGGTCTTGGGGGCGTTCCGGCCGGGCCATAAGTTTGGCCCCGATCTGGAAACCGCCACGCTGCGCGCTGCCGATGTCTTGCTGGTCGAAGGCCCCCGCGCAGGGTTTGAGCGGCTGGAGCGTTCGGTCGATGTGGTGTCGATCAGTCGCCCCACGATCCGCCCCTACCGCCGCAGCCATGCCCCGATTGCCGCTTTGGCCATGCTGTTGGTGATTGTTCTGGCTGCGCTGAACGTGGCGGATATCGCCATTCTGTCGCTGATCGCTGTGGCGATTCTGCTCATCACCCGCTGCATGGACAGCGATGAGGCTTGGGGCTTTCTGGACGGCGGGATTTTGGTGTTGATCTTCTCGATGCTAATCATCGGTTTTGGCTTGCAAGAAACCGGCGCGGTTGCGCTTGTCGTGGGCGCTATGGCCCCCTTTGTGGAGGGGTTGCCGCCCATTGTTATGCTGGCCGCGTTCTATTTGATGACCTCTATCCTGACCGAGATTGTCAGCAACAATGCCGTCGCCATTATCGTCACCCCCATCGCCATCAGCCTTGCAACGGCGGCAGGGGTTGATCCGCGACCCTTTGTTGTGGCGGTGATGTTTGGTGCAAGTGCCAGCTTTGCCACGCCCATCGGCTATCAAACCAACACGCTGGTTTATGGCGCGGGCAACTACCGCTTTTCGGATTTTCTGCGCATCGGGGTGCCGATGAACCTGATTGTCGGGGCGGCAAGTGTGTTGGTAATCCCGATCTTCTTTCCGTTCTGA
- a CDS encoding branched-chain amino acid ABC transporter permease produces MIYLFQVLNGIGLGMLYFLLAVGLSIIFGLLQFVNFAHGAFYLLGAYLTYDLVERDVSFWVAMPAAAIIVALVAGLTEASLLRRIYKLPHTFHILVTVGLALIIQEFVIVVWGPLGGSVATPKSLAGVMIIGDFIYPYYRIFAICFTAVLAFVLYWALERTRLGAIVRAGSESTETMALLGYDTLRINTAVFAFGAGLAGLAGALAAPIRGVEPFMGVEALSVAFVVVVIGGMGSYVGALAAGLLVGVIQSLMATIWPEGARLMIYVAMAFVIITMPRGLFGRV; encoded by the coding sequence GTGATCTACCTTTTTCAGGTGCTTAACGGCATCGGACTTGGCATGTTGTATTTTCTGCTTGCCGTCGGGCTGAGCATTATCTTCGGCTTGCTGCAATTTGTTAACTTCGCACATGGTGCGTTCTATCTGCTGGGCGCCTATTTGACCTATGATTTGGTCGAACGTGATGTCAGCTTTTGGGTGGCGATGCCTGCAGCGGCGATCATCGTGGCTTTGGTCGCGGGGTTGACCGAGGCGTCACTGTTGCGGCGGATCTACAAGCTGCCCCATACGTTCCACATTCTGGTGACCGTCGGCCTTGCGCTGATCATCCAAGAGTTTGTTATCGTGGTCTGGGGCCCGTTGGGCGGCAGCGTGGCCACGCCGAAATCCTTGGCCGGTGTGATGATCATCGGGGATTTCATCTACCCCTATTACCGTATTTTCGCGATCTGCTTTACGGCGGTTCTGGCCTTCGTGCTCTATTGGGCGCTGGAGCGGACGCGGCTTGGCGCAATCGTGCGGGCCGGCTCGGAATCGACCGAGACCATGGCCCTTCTGGGTTATGACACGCTGCGCATCAACACTGCCGTCTTTGCCTTTGGGGCGGGGTTGGCAGGGCTTGCGGGCGCGCTGGCCGCCCCCATTCGCGGGGTGGAACCCTTCATGGGCGTCGAGGCCCTAAGCGTTGCTTTTGTCGTTGTCGTCATCGGCGGCATGGGCAGCTATGTCGGCGCATTAGCGGCCGGTTTGCTAGTCGGCGTGATCCAAAGTTTGATGGCCACGATCTGGCCCGAGGGCGCGCGGTTGATGATCTATGTCGCCATGGCTTTTGTCATTATCACAATGCCTCGCGGCCTTTTTGGAAGGGTCTGA